The DNA sequence tattattaataatatcattattattattatcattaactGATGTTGCAGTCCCGCCTCTTTGGTAATCTCTTGGGTGATTTTTAAATTAGCGCCCCCTCCCCCcggaagtaaaaacaaaacaaattgacGGATTATTTACTAACatacacttttttctttttcgttaATGTAAATTAagttaataaaacatattttctgttgcTAATGGGagtttcaaatgtgttttctttttctctcattgttttttttctttaaaaaaacaaacaaagcaccAGTCGTGTGTTAAACAGCATTCAGTATCAAATGTCAGGCTCGTTTCATGTTCGACCCGCAGCTGTCTGCCGCTCGGACACTCACGCCGGGCTCTCGACTCAGCTTCTTCACTGACGGGGTttcaatccaaaaaaaaaaaaaagatgcttctTTATAACGACCACAAGTGAAAACTATAATTTACGAATCAACAGATCTGTAAGGGGGAATCGTCTTGATCTTTTGCAGTGTCAAGAAAGGAAAGATTTAGAATCAGCTGtaaaatctgttaaaataaatggtCAAACCACATTTAACACAGGTTATACTTATAGCAGCCTGTCAAAAGCGCTTAAACAAACGCAGCTTTAATTCCTGTTTTTGTAATCTTGTGTATTAGCATGatatcctcctcttctcttccaaGCTTTTTAGAAGTCTACAGCAGGGCTAAATCAGTCGTAAATCTTAACCGTGcactcatttctttctttgctttttcatAATATGTGTCATCAACCATCATGTCAGTTTTTTATCTCCACTTATTTAAAGTCTTTGATATAATATggcagatgttgtgttttcagcttgtcCTGCTGCCCCCTAGTGGTCAAAAATCTGTAATcgcagctttaaaaaaaacaaacaaaaaaggattaTGAACCATTTTAGGATGAAACGcttcagctgtgcagctgaGCAAAGAGCTGGTGAGTGTCGGCAGCAGACGTCCCTCCCTCCACAGGCACTCTGTTCAGTCCATAGTGACACCTTTTTAAATATTGGCCTTTTTGCACATGTACAAGTAGAAGTCTCCATAAATAGAACTATACAGCAAAGTGCATGGAAGGAACAGTACAAAAATACCTCTGAATTTTACCTCTGCAGCAACACGttttataatcatttttattgatttttttgtgttttttttgtgtttttttttttttccggatTTCTGATTGAAAAGGTGAAAACTCGAGTGAGACCAAGatatcagtaaataaataaaatacaatgtcatactttttttttttttacctaggCAAGATACATAACTCTTAGAAATGTGAAGACATCGTTCCAGTATATAGTTTGAACTCCCGCCCCTCCCCCGCCCCGCTTAGCCACAGCAATCCTCTGTCGATAGAGCAGAAGGTGaccacatttaaacaaatattcaaaatatacagaaaatatggaaatatagtatatatagaTACGTAGAGAGTACGGAAGTAATGTTCAGGGCAGTTTGACCGTGTTCACCGTGTCCACCGCGCCGCCTGTTTTTGAATGGTGACTCATCTGCCAGCATGAACTGTCACTGtcgctcctcttcttcttcttcttcttcttcttcttcgtcgtcttcttcttcttcttcttcttcttcttcttcttctttgtgtgatTTCTGAGAAACTCTGCAGTGCTCCTTAGGAAActatgcaaataaaaataaatactatgAATCCATCCCGCGGTCACTCAACGACAtattcccattttttttcttttttacgaTATAATCTTCTTGTAATTCCTTAACATAGATCAGAAAATagttcttttatttcctcttttcgtgtgtgtgtgtgtgtgtgtgtgtgttgatttttttgtttgtttgtttttttgttttgtttattttttgcgTTTTTATCcccaaaatactttttaaaaaaaagtcgtTCTCGTCAGATGTTGAGAAAAATATATACCTCTGATTAACTCAACTCTCTCCGGATATAAGACTGCAGTCTCTTCCAGTGGAATGCAGAACCACCCCCCCTGGGAAATCGGCATCTTCTGGACTCGGTGGTAACCCAATCCCAACTGTAAGCACGCTCGCACAGGCTCAGGGCGGCTCTCCTATAACCACGGCGAACAGGCCTGTCAGCGCTAGAGGGCAGGACACACACCTCCAAGCATCCTTACAGAAGGggttgagggagagagagagggagagggaggggggtgtCTGGGAAAACCCCGGGTTTTACCTCTCCTGTCCTTTCATACCATACAAGACTGACCCAAATTCCACAGTGAGAATTCACTCTTTTTACCTCTGAAGTTGTACTTTAAACccctgtatgtgtgtattcTCTCACGCTGAAGTCTTTTCCCGTTTAGAAGCCCTCTATATGACAGTAGGCCTCCAGACTGGAGAAGAGGATGTACAGGAACCAGAGCCCGAAAAAGAAGGCCGATGTAGCCAGTCTGTGTCCCCGGGGCCCGCCCAGTTCTCCTCCGATGTGGGCCCGGCGCCGGTAAAGCAGCACCGAGATGGCCAGGAAGGCGAAGATGGTGAAGAGAGTGACGGAGAAGGCCAGCGAGCCGGCTTCCACCCTGAACGGCTTCCCCTGCATGTGCCAGTAGATGGCGGCCACCGACCAGGCCACGCCGATCCCCAGGAAGACGTTGACGGCGTTGCTGCCGGTCACATTCCCGATAGAAGCGTCTGCGTAGGTGTCCTGGACCGCTGATACCTTACTGGCAAAGGTGTCTGTGGAGAGAGAAGACatttgttgtaattaaagtTCATTTGGTATAAACTTTTCTCTGTAAAgaatttaaatctttattctAACTGTTAATTATCCTCATTGTTATCCGCTTTAATCTTAGATTGTTTAATTATCGACTTGATCTTCCAGAGTTGGTTTACCAGGGCAGCTTATTAAGTTCCAAATTACCTTCACAATCTCATATTCTAAACCAACATCAATGACAAATCCTTAAGGATTGTTTACACATTTTAGAGAGTACATCTTATTCACAGTATACCTCCATGCCTGTGTGGATCAAACAAGACATAATATGTCAATCGTGAGCTTTGAGCTAGATTTCCCCCCCTGCCATTACTGGTCCTACCCggtcttaatgctaagctaactggctgctgcttcCAGCTGGATATTTATGATGTTTATTAGTAAGAAAGCTAATGAGCAATTTCTTTTCATTGctaagaagaaaaatgtgaattcAAACGACTATAAACCCCCGAATACTGAGCTAAGTCTTTCTGCTGAGGAGCATTATGTGATACGGTCAACAACCACTTAATGGATCTTTCTGTGAAAGAGTGTAGTCAGTCAACAGGTGTTTcaaaggtcaagaatgaacaatacaaaaaatgttaaatgtgtttctgatgaatCTGTATGTTCACAGAAACTACATCCTAAATAACTTCATCATTTCTGGGTGTCGCTGCGTGGTTTGATCAGATCTGACTGACAAAACAACCCAACAAAAGTTTGACTAATCATTACATCTTGATCCAAATGCCGACATTCTGGTCTTCACCTCTTTCAAACTGAGTCTCGCCCACTTCACACCATcgagaggacaaacaaaacaaaacaaacaacagaagcGTCTCATCTAAAGTGACACAGCTGattgaggaaatgttttttagGTGCCTTCTAACATCATTTCACTCTTTTCTGACTCAGAGTATAATTTGTCAAGATAATTAGCACTAATGCTAGTGCTAATACATAAGACTACATCTCCCAAAGTTCCTGTTTCCTTTCATCCACATCCCCCCCAGAACTTCCAGTTTCCTGACGTAGATAAACACGACTGAAGTGACTCTATATTTTTCCCATTTCCTGCCAAATCCACCTGTCACTCAAAGTATACATTTCACTGTGGAGGCTGGCAATCTTCTCAGTAttggtcttgtttgtttatactatttttgtacatatatatatatttttttctccttttcaaaatgagtgcagtgatgatttattaatgctGCACGCAGGACCTTTAATAACAAATGTGCTGACAGCGTCAAGGTTTTTGGTGACACATTCTTCCTGCTGGGTGAAAATGTCAGTCTGGAGGAAATAAGAATATCAGCCATCTTGATGACGAAGCATGTTCGCCGTTTGAAAAAGCTCATGAAGCTGCATATTATTCTCGCACTATTAAAGAAGCATATAATCCATCAACTGccgtaaaaaaaacattgacatgCAGAGCCTAAGAGGACAGGTTACACGTTACAAACATGACTGTACTGACAATGACCTGTCCTCACCTGGGACGGATGTGCCGAGTGccacaaacaccacagcagtGACCGAGTCCTTGAGGCCGATGGTGCAGCCAAAGTGAGACGCCAGGTCCCCGATGACGGCCGTGAGCAGgccgatgatgatgatggagaccACGAAACAGGCCCAGCCGTTCAGGTAGTCCGTGGGGGGAACGCAGGCAAACAGGACCTTCCAGAAGACGGTGAGGAAGTGCATGACGTAGTCGAAACAGGACGGCAGCCGTTCTTCCCCTGTGTCCTCTTCGTCCTCGTCTCCTTGGTCAAAGTGGGGCCGAGCGGTGGGGAGGGGACGGGCGGCGGGGGAGACGAGGGTGTGAAAGGTGGGATAGATTGAAGCGTAATGGGATGACAGGAGGGAGCAGAGcggcaggaaggaggaggaggagacgggagaATATTTGAgcaaagatgaagagagaggggTGAAGGAGGGGAAGTAAATATtaagagaggaggcagagagcagagaacaCAAAGAGATCgaggaagacaaaagaaaaagaaagttgagagagagcagggagggtAAAGAGCCAGAGAAGAGTTGGAAAAGATAAAGGATCGATGGAGGAGATCAGGgaaggaagagaaacaacagtcaCTTAGAAATGGCAcattcacctcctcctcagtgtgAGACATCATATCACTACAGCCCGAGGTTAGCGTTGTGTATAAATATGCTACGAACACATATCTAGATGAGGAGCTGCTACAGGACGTGActcatttttaatgaattcaaAGAGCATCAAAGTTTTGGGTTTTTAATTGATGGGGATGAAGTTTCAACACTAGAGCTTGAGAGAAAGAAAGGTTCACTTTTAGGGTTTCTGTCTCGTGTTACAGTTAGAAAATGATCGTAAATAAGGTTGATGTTGATTGACACTACAGACCAGAGCTGCCCAAACTGAGGCCCAACATGAGGTTTAATTTGCTATTTAATCATGTAGGATCCCTAATTATTCATTGTTCTACATGGCCTGAGCAGAGTGACGCTGCACAGGATGTTTTTGGGAACCCACGTACCATTCTTGCATCTCAACAATACATTTCAATagctgtttgcttttggcccAAGGCTCGCCATGAAGTTTCAGTCTTGGACCTGCAATGGAAAAAGTTTGGACGgcccacaatgcactgcaatAAGCACTGTAAACACTTCACTTCTTCTGATGTCTTCACTTGAATTTCCATCATCATGAGGCTGAGCagataatttcatttttggggtgACCCTAGTCTTTAAGTAATCAAATGAGCTCCTATATGCACATTTTGAATATCGCAGCAGTTTGGTGTATTTGTTGGCACTGGTTGGAAGGGTGACCGAGGGAGATTCTCTAATGGCCTAAAGGTCGCAGATGCGGTCACCACACCGGCTGCTTATTCTGCTAAAGTGAGCTtgaacaagacactgaaccgCACTCAGCCCACTGTGAGCTCCTCTTGCATAACAGCGTCATCCAGAACGACAATAACATTAATGTAAGCGGTCACCGTCTTCAGGTGGAGGCGCAGGGCGTCCTCTGTGTCCCAGCAGCTCACAGGAAACTTAGCAGACGGGAGACACTGCGCTGATTCAAAGTGTCAGGCCATGTGAGCTGCATGCATTTTTCAGCCACGGGGtggatgatgaaaaaataaagagcagCGCCGGATTAAATATTTCAGGACCAAAGTGACAAACCGAGGCCTTCATAGTGCTCTGCGTGGCGGCTGTGACTGCGGTGgacgcagcagcagctgcactgcaGGCTGAAGGCTgatctgatgctgctgctgctgctgtcgcctGACGTGATGGATGACTTCTCTCTCAGTTACATCAGATATTTCCAGAGCTTCAAGAGGAGGATTCCACTAATATGAGTTTCTGACGGCTCATAACGACACCAATATTTTTGGGGCTGAAGTCTGTGAGAGCCAATATTAGATAAGAAGATCTGTATCACTCACATAtctgtctgttaaaaaaaaaaaaaaaaaaaaaagccagtagAATatcagcttagcttagcgtaaAAGCCTAGAAACAAGGGGATCAACTAGCCTGACTGTGGTTAACATGATCCATCTATCAGCACCTCTACAGCTCACTTACTGacatgttagcttgttaattTAAAGGCAAAGTTCACTTAATACTTAAACTAAATCCAGGGTTAGGGATAGTTTTCTCTATATTTAGCAAGATCAgaatcaaaagaaaattgacAAAATTAGCAGTTCTTAAAAGTAACAACACTTATACTGTATATCTATATCTACATGTATGTTTATACATTACATATTCAATGGCaggtaaacattttaaactgaatCCAATGAAACTTGCTGtctgcaaaaatgaaattaccATCAAACAAGTATTACAGATTACATATCTAAATTGAAAAGAATATTCACAACTGATAAAACAACAGTGTCTGATAACCTATTTTTTATCTGGTGTTGCACTGAGGTGTGTTTCCAGGTGATATGTGCGCCATTTGCCGACCATGACCTGCACATCTGGGTGACATTGCAGGAAACACGATGCTAACAGGAGGGCAACATTATATGACTGGGAAGCTTTTCCTGTTACAAATAGGGCAGCGTCAGTTTTAAGTCTTTGAATGGCTGGAAGAGAATATCACATTCTGTCCACAGTAAGAGTGGGCATCATGTTGGCAGGCTGAGGAGACACACGGTCAGATCAGAGAACCTGGGGTTGTGTTTACAGTACCTGCACTGACTGTAATGGCCTCCATGAACTGGTCTCTCCACGAGTTTGTTCCCACCACCAGTGCCAGGTTGGTCTTTTTGATCAGCTTGTCCACTGTGCTCTGGAAACGAGAATGAAATCCATCCATTATTTACATCCGGAGACTGCATCGGAAATGAAATTCACAGGCTCCACCACATGATGGCAGTGGCATCCAGGTCCAGGCGGCTGATGGCAACCACACAGCGGAAACAAATATGGAGGGGCTGTTTTAGAGGATGCATACGAAGCACATCTTCCCCAGAAATGCTAAAATTAGAAATACGTGGCTGTTCTTTCATACAAGGCGGCAGCTGAGGTAGTTAGTATGTTTCTGAGACTGCATGGAAAACACTAGTTTCAGCTGTAATCATCATTCCCTTTGTTTGAAGTGTGACCTTTCCCACCTTAAACTCGTACGACTCTTCAATAATGACTTCCAGCTTGGAGTGTTCCCCCAGCACCGGTTTTCCCATCTCCGCGATCCGCCTGGCTTCCTCCTCGTCTGATGTCATCTTCCTGTCTGGTACATCTGAGCGGCGAGGGCGAGAGGGAGcaaaatgaaaagggaaaagaaaaaaaaaaaacagaaatctcaGTGAGAAAGATGGCAATCAAAACAAGAGGATGCTCGGTTGATTAGCATGTTGTGTTGTActtcacagcacacaaacagaaacatcagaaggTTGCCTCGCTGGTAACAGTTTGGATTTATTCAGCCTGTATTGTATTCAGGCTTTAGGAAGAGacaagatgtgtttttatatgcagTGTTTAAGTAACAGCTGTCACAATCAATCAGCGC is a window from the Acanthopagrus latus isolate v.2019 chromosome 16, fAcaLat1.1, whole genome shotgun sequence genome containing:
- the slc8a3 gene encoding sodium/calcium exchanger 3 isoform X5 — encoded protein: MTSDEEEARRIAEMGKPVLGEHSKLEVIIEESYEFKSTVDKLIKKTNLALVVGTNSWRDQFMEAITVSADEDEEDTGEERLPSCFDYVMHFLTVFWKVLFACVPPTDYLNGWACFVVSIIIIGLLTAVIGDLASHFGCTIGLKDSVTAVVFVALGTSVPDTFASKVSAVQDTYADASIGNVTGSNAVNVFLGIGVAWSVAAIYWHMQGKPFRVEAGSLAFSVTLFTIFAFLAISVLLYRRRAHIGGELGGPRGHRLATSAFFFGLWFLYILFSSLEAYCHIEGF
- the slc8a3 gene encoding sodium/calcium exchanger 3 isoform X3, with the protein product MVDMSLQKDVPDRKMTSDEEEARRIAEMGKPVLGEHSKLEVIIEESYEFKSTVDKLIKKTNLALVVGTNSWRDQFMEAITVSADEDEEDTGEERLPSCFDYVMHFLTVFWKVLFACVPPTDYLNGWACFVVSIIIIGLLTAVIGDLASHFGCTIGLKDSVTAVVFVALGTSVPDTFASKVSAVQDTYADASIGNVTGSNAVNVFLGIGVAWSVAAIYWHMQGKPFRVEAGSLAFSVTLFTIFAFLAISVLLYRRRAHIGGELGGPRGHRLATSAFFFGLWFLYILFSSLEAYCHIEGF
- the slc8a3 gene encoding sodium/calcium exchanger 3 isoform X4 is translated as MRPDVPDRKMTSDEEEARRIAEMGKPVLGEHSKLEVIIEESYEFKSTVDKLIKKTNLALVVGTNSWRDQFMEAITVSADEDEEDTGEERLPSCFDYVMHFLTVFWKVLFACVPPTDYLNGWACFVVSIIIIGLLTAVIGDLASHFGCTIGLKDSVTAVVFVALGTSVPDTFASKVSAVQDTYADASIGNVTGSNAVNVFLGIGVAWSVAAIYWHMQGKPFRVEAGSLAFSVTLFTIFAFLAISVLLYRRRAHIGGELGGPRGHRLATSAFFFGLWFLYILFSSLEAYCHIEGF